A stretch of DNA from Triticum dicoccoides isolate Atlit2015 ecotype Zavitan chromosome 2A, WEW_v2.0, whole genome shotgun sequence:
TGGGAAAAAATGAAGCATGTAGTACATTTCATAGATAACTCAATAAAAATCATGCCTGCACATTATTTACCGATCTACATGCCTATTGGAGTTTCAGTTTACCGATAGCAAACTTTGTATTACTGGGAGATTCATCTACTGATACATGCCTATTGGAGTTTCAGTTAATTGGTAAAAAAAATATTAcgtaaaaaaagataaaaaataacATTATACTGACCAGTAAATCATCTTGCTTGAAACTGCCTGGTCTTATGTTCCAGTTCCGTCAGCAAAAGATGGCGGGCAGGGTCCTGAAGCTGGCATGTCAGTGTTAGGCAGTAACTGATGATTCTGGTTTTGTTGTGCCTTTTGAGATGCATAGGGAAACATATCAGGCAGCTGTGAGGAATCGACACCGTAAGCTAACAGGAGTAAAAGTCTGATAGATCAGGAGGAGACTAACTGTGTTGTAGTAACCTGAGATGCTGCTGTTAGTGTGTTGCCTGGATGCAGGAAAGGGTTTCTTGGCTCACCACAGACACCATTGTTTCCCACATTGAGGGAATCCATAGCTGGAGATTGGACCCTAGGCATTTGATTTGGGAGATGATGGTTCATAAACGGTGCTACTCTTTGCAGCTGGCTAAGGCTCTGCGCCACGGGCATGCACGCTGAGTTCAAGCCCATGGCCATCGGCGGCATGAGTTGGTGAGCACCAGGGTACATCATGGGCGCCATCCCAGTAGCCATCCACATGATCTGAACCGAAGCCAACGGCAGTCAGTCGAGTACCGTGCTTGATTGAGGAGAAATTAGAAATTCAGGGTGTGATTTTGAAATTTGAACCTGAACTTGCAGTTGCAGAGACTTTAAGTACTCGATTGCTTCGTCTAGGATGGACGCCTTGTCGCTCTGAAATTAATTTTTAGCTAGGATCAACCATCCACACCAAACTACAAATGTAACAATGATTCAAGAACACAAGTACTAACGCAGAAACTTCTCTGATACCTTGTTGCAATGGGGTACGAGTTCTTGCAATGCTTTCATCTTTTCGTTGATCCGATCCCTTCTTTTCTGCAAGACAGAAATATCACAAGACTGGTTTGGAACAGATCAACACTGGAATGGGCGAGTCGTCAGGGCTTTACCCGCTCTGATTGGTTATGGACCTCGGCAGCACGAGTCCTTCGCTTTGCCGCCGGCCGCTGCGGCCGGGTCTCATTGACGGCCTCACAGTCGTCGGCATCCTGCAAACATCATAATATTCCCTCCGTCACCGGTTCAGCCGAGACTATACACAAACTTAATAAGTGCTTAGCAATGTCGCCGTCTCCGCCGACGAAGTAGAGGGGAAAAGGAAGAGAACCTCGCGGCGGCTACCCAGTTCGTCCCTTCCCCTCTTAGACAGTAGCGCTTGGCCTCCCGCCGAGGACGAGCccggctcctcctccggcgacgGCAGCAGCGCCGGCGCCGTCACCGCGTTGCTCCCGCAGAAGCTCGTCCCGGCGCCGCTCCCCGCCACGAGCGCGCCCGCGTCCCCGTCGGCGACGCCGTGCCAGAGGTGCGAGTAcaggtccctgccgccgccgccgccgtccgggaTCAACCACGCGGACGCATCCTCCGCGGTGACGCCGCTGGCCGCGCCGCTCTGGGGGCACCGCCGGTGCGGCGTCTGGGCCTGCGCCTGCGCTACGATGGCCCCGTCCTGCCACAGCAGCTCCACGAGCTCGCCGCCCGCCTCCTGCAGTCTGCGCCACGAGAAGGCTCTCACAaggaacaacaagcacacaagaaaagaaacaaatcaaTTGGGCAGAGCAGCTGGTGAATTACGGGAGGTGCCTCTTGTGGTTGGGCGCCGGTCTTGCGCCGTCGTCCATGATCCTGGAGCCGATCGAGCTGACGGGCCTCTCCACTTGAGCAGAAACCGGCGGAGAGCCAAGCTGTGTTGTGGAGACAAGGAGAAGAGCTGTGGAGGGTGGGCTAGTCTAGCTGGGTTGGATTTTCTCGGGAATAATAAAAGGAGAGGAGAAAGAGAAGAGTTGTGCTTCGTTTGTATGGAGGGGAGGATCCGTTGACATCGTTGTCGGCCGTGTGACTGTGAATCTGCGGCAGCCACCAAGAAAAATACTGTATTTGCTCCAAGGGTGGAGACTGAACATGAAAATCAAAAATCAATAGAAAAAATACAGAAATAATAACGTATAGTTTTTTTTCACAAAAAGGTAACCACCGGCGAAAACGTACCCCATTGTCTCGCATGGTATTCCATGGCGATACGTGGAACAACACATGCTCTACTTGTTTTGTTGTTCCATGCTCTATTTTTTTAGAGAAATTTTCAATCTATTCATTAATCATGGCAGTACAGAGAACACAAAAGGTAACAAAAATTACAACCAGGTCTATGAACCACCTAGCGACGATTACAAACACTGTGATATCCCCTGCCCACCTGTGCGAACCAACCTGTGCTtaaatggttagagggactgtggtatcccctgtccaccagggttcaagtcctggtgctcgcatttattcctggattattTCAGGAATTTCGGTGAtgagcattcagtgggaggagatgtctctgtcgacgacgaggtgcctacggtgacttcataaTTTTTAAGATGATATGTCAGCTCAGTCattcaaaggtgctcataggggtgtatgcgcatgtatatgagcgcttgcgtttgtactgtgttaaaaacacACTTGCTCTACTTGTGTTTTCCTACTATGATAAAAGAAGCTTCTATATTAATTAAAAAATATATAGCATCTAGCGGACACAATCATGATTGACAACATCTGACCTCTGCATATCTATCATTAACACACGAACTATCCGATAAAAAAACTGAATATCAACAATAATAAAGTTTTAGTCAGCGACACTTTGTCTATGTCGAGGGAGGTGATAGGTCTGGTCTAGAAATTATACTGTAACCTCTCTAGCCATCTCGTGTTGAACAGCGGTTGATACACAGTTTGATGTAGCGTAGACACATATGAAGACAATACGTACAACAAACAGTAGCTTGTAGAGGAGATTAATTTTTGTCCTTAAAAacaaaatcatttctacatagtcGTATATACCATAATAAGGCAGACGCCTTACATCCATTTGGTAAGATTTTCCCCTGTCTTGATGGACGGCCTTTCAGGATTGGAACTTCAGTGAAGTACCTTTCAAACTGAGCTTCCAAACTATGAATCACTTCCATCCTCACAAACTAGATCCATTGTTGATAGCCTTTATCAAACATTTTGATGCCAAGTGTACTTTCACGTATTGTAGTGTATTTTTCATAACAGTATATGTGTACTTCCCACGAGTAAGTGTTGTGCATCAAGCCGTTCAAGCTATAATGAAAAGGTTTCAAGTAGAGCCCAGAGCTACATGTTTCGTTGGTCAGCCAGCCACGGACAAAAACAAGGATGCGCATGATCTCAATATAAACCTAATCTCGTCTCAACCTCTTGGAAGCACAATCACAATTGACTTTGAATCTTGTAggtttaaacatatttacacatgcaACATGAAAACATCCCTCTCTCCAGCCTACTGCAGGAATAGGCATATACATTTGCAATGGACAGACACAACTTAAAACCAATGTCATGATCATGGGCAGCAACGATCTTGTGAGCTCTCCTCTTCCGACTGATGCCAAGGCGCTTTTGTTTGTTTCGGAAATCGCAAAAATACTTCAGCTACATTAGGCCACCATTTCAACAGACAATCAGGTACTTGCAAGAATTGCGGCTTCCGGTGAAATATATTCAAACCCGAGACATTGGGAAATCCGTTCACAGATGGTAGAATACTTTGTTCTAGGGCCCTCGTGTTAAAGGTGTATCATGTCAAAGGAGATTTGAATGGTGTTGCTCGTAACTGTGCAAAAGACTCGCTGAAAAAGCTTTCTACTATACCTCCTATCATGTACCGTATTAGCTAGCTCATAGGGGTATGCAATGCCTAGTATtgcttgttggaaatatgacctagaggcaataataaaagcattattattatatttccttgttcatgataattgtctttattcatgctataattgtgttatccggaaatcgtaatacatgtgtgaataacagacatcaacatgtccgtagtgagcctctagttgactagctcgttgatcaacagatagtcatggtttcctgactatggacactggatgtcattgataacgagatcacatcattaggagaatgatgtgatggacaagacccaatcctaaacatagcacaagatcgtataagttcgtttgctagagttttccaatgtcaagtatcttttccttagaccatgagatcgtgtaactcccggataccgtaggagtgctttgggtatgccaaacgtcataacgtaactgggtgactataaaggtagactacgggcatctccgaaagtgtctgttgggtgacatggatcaagactgggatttgtcactccgtatgacggagaggtatcactgggcccactcggtaatgcatcatcataatgagctcagagtgaccaagtgtctggtcacgggatcatgcattacggtacgagtaaagtgacttgctggtaacgagattgaacgaggtattgggataccgacgatcgaatctcgggcaagtaacatatcgatagacaaagggaatagcgtacggggttgattgaatcctcgacatcgtggttcatccgatgagatcatcgtggaggatgtgggagccaacatgggtatccagatcccgctgttggttattgaccggagagtcgtctcggtcatgtctgcttgtctcccgaacccgtagggtctacacacttaaggttcggttacgctagggttgtagggatatgtatatgcagtaacccgaatgttgttcggagtcccggatgagatcccgaacgtcacgaggagttccggaatggtccggaggtaaagatttatatatgggaagtcctgtttcgggcatcgggacaagtttcggggttatcggtattgtaccgggaccaccggaagggtcccgggggggcacatgggctgtagggggtgcgccttggcctagtgggccaagggcaccagccccacataggcccatgcgcctagggtttaagggggaaagagtcctaggacgggaaggcacctcctaggtgccttgggggggggagggaaacctccccttggccgccggccataggagattggatctcctaggctgcgcaccaccccccttggccctcctatatatagtgggggagaggagggacttcatacctgaacgccttggcctttggttgcctccttctccctccccaacacctcctccactccatagtgcttagcgaagctctgccggagtactgcagctccatcaacaccacgccgtcgtgctgctgctggtgccatctccctcaatctctcctccctcccttgctggatcaagaaggaggaggcgtggctgttccgtacgtgtgttgaacgcggaggtgccgtccgttcggcgctggtcatcggtgatttggatcacgtcgagtacgactacatcatcaccgttcttttgaacgcttccgtgcgcgatctacaaaggtatgtagatgcatctaatcactcgttgctagatgaactcctagatgatcttggtgaaacgagtaggaaaatttttgttttctgcaacgttccccaacagtggcatcatgagctaggtctatgcgtagttcttcttgcgcgagtagaacacaatttgttgtgggcgtagatttgtcaactctcttgccgttactagtcctttcttgcttcagcggtattgtgggatgaagcggcccggaccaaccttacacgtacgcttacgtgagaccggttccaccgactaacatgcactagttgcataaggtggctggcgggtgtctgtctctcctactttagttggagcggaatcgatgaacagggtccttatgaagggtaaatagaagttgacaaatcacgttgtggctttaccgtaggtaagaaaacgttcttgctagaaccctaattcagccacgtaaaaaacttgcaacaacaattagaggatgtctaacttgttttgcagcaagtggtttgtgatatgatatggccaaagttgtgatgaatgatgaatgatctatatgtgatgtatgagatgttcatgctattgtaataggaatcacgacttgcatgtcaatgagtatgacaaccggcaggagccataggagttgtctttattcttttatatgacctgcgtgtcatcaagaaacgccatgtaaattactttactttattgctaaacgcgttagccatagtagtagaagtaatagttggcgagcaacttcatggagacacgatgatggagatcatgatgatggagatcatggtgtcaagccggtgacaagatgatcatggagccccaagatggagatcaaaggagctatgtgatattggccatatcatgtcacgtttattatttgattgcatgtgatgtttatcatgttttgcatcttgtttacttagaacgacggtagtaaataagatgatccctcacaataaattcaagaagtgttccccctaactatgcaccgttgcgacagttcgctgtttcaaaacaccacgtgatgatcgggtgttttattcagacgttcacatacaacgggtgtaagacagatttacacatgcaaacacttaggttgacttggcgagcctagcatgtacagacatggcctcggaacacagaagactgaaaggtcgagcatgagtcgtatagaagatacgatcaacatgaagatgttcaccgatgttgactagtccgtctcacgtgatgatcggacacggtctagtttaactcggatcatgtaatactaagatgactagagggatgtctaatctaagtgggagttcactaataatttgattagttgaacttaattatcatgaacttagtctaaaatctttgcaatatgtcttgtagatcaaatggccaacgtagtcctcaacttcaacgcgctcctagagaaaactaagctgaaagacgatggcagcaactatacggactgggtccggaacctgaggatcatcctcatagctgccaagaaagattatgtcctacaagcaccgcttggtgacgcacccgttctccctgcagaacaagatgttatgaacgcttggcaggcacgattcgatgactactccctcgttcagtgcggcatgctttacagcctagagccggggctccaaaagcgttttgagagacatggagcatatgagatgttcgaagagctgaaaatggttttccaagctcatgctcgggtcgagagatatgaagtctccgacaaattcttcagctgtaagatggaggaaaacagttctgtcagtgagcacatactcactatgtctgggttgcataaccgcttgactcagctgggagttaatctcccggatgatgcggtcattgacagaatcctccagtcgcttccaccaagctacaagagctttgtgatgaacttcaatatgcaggggatggaaaagaccattcctgaagtatttgctatgctgaaatcagcagaggtagaagtcaggaaggaacatcaagtgttgatggtcaataaaaccactaagttcaagaaaggcaagggtaaaaggaacttcaagaaggacggcaaggaggttgccgcgcccggcaagcaagctgccgggaagaagccaaagaatggacccaagcccgagactgagtgcttttattgcaagggaagcggtcactggaagcggaactgccctaagtacttagcggataagaaggccggcaaaaccaaaggtatatgtgatatacatgtaattgatgtgtaccttactagtgcccgtagtggctcctgggtatttgataccggtgcagttgctcacatttgtaactcaaagcaggggctgcagaataagaggaaactggcaaaggacgaggtgacgatgcgcgtcgggaatggttccaaggtcaatgtgatcgccgtcggcacgctacctctgcatctcccttcgggattagttttaaaccttaataattgttatttagtgccagctttgagcatgaacattgtatcgggatctcgtttaattcgagatggctactcttttaaatctgagaataatggttgttccatttttatgagagatatgttttatggtcatgctcctatggtgaatggtttattctttatgaatctcgaacgtgatgctacacatgttcataatgtgagtaccaaaagaagtaaggttgataatgatagtcccacatacttgtggcactgccgccttggtcacataggtgtcaaacgcatgaagaagctccatgctgatggacttttagagtctcttgattatgaatcatttgacacgtgcgaaccatgccttatgggtaaaatgaccaagactccgttctcaggaacaatggagcgagcaaccgacttattggaaatcatacatactgatgtgtgcggtccgatgagtgttgaggctcgcggtggctatcattatgttctcaccctcactgatgatttaagtaggtatgggtatatctacttaatgaaacacaagtctgaaacctttgaaaagttcaaggaatttcagagtgaggttgaaaatcaaagtgacaggaaaatcaagtttctacgatcagatcgtggaggagaatacttgagtcacgagtttgggacacacttaagaaaatgtggaatagtttcacaactcacgccgcctggaacacctcagcgtaatggtgtgtccgaacgtcgtaatcgcactctgttagatatggtgcgatctatgatgtctcttaccgatttaccgctttctttttggggctatgctttagagactgccgcattcactttaaatagggctccgtcgaaatccgttgagacgacaccgtatgaattatggtttggaaagaaacctaagctgtcgtttctaaaagtttggggatgcgatgcttatgtcaagaaacttcaacctgaaaagctcgaacccaagtcggaaaaaatgcgtcttcataggatacccaaaagaaactattgggtacaccttctacctcagatctgaaggcaagatctttgttgccaagaatgggtcctttctggagaaagagtttctctcgaaagaagtaagtgggaggaaagtagagcttgatgaagtattacctcttgaaccggaaaatggcgcaactcaagaaaatgttcctgaggtgcctgcaccgactaaagAGGGAgtcaatgacaatgatcaagatacttctgatcaagcccctactgaaattcgaaggtccacaaggacacgttccgcaccagagtggtacggcaaccctgtcttggaaatcatgctgttagacaacggtgaaccttcgaactatgaagaagcgatggcgggcccggattccgacaagtggctggaagccatgaaatccgagataggatccatgtatgaaaacaaagtatggactttgactgacttgcccgttgagcggcgagccatagaaaataaatggatctttaagaggaagacagacgcggatggtaatgtgaccatctataaagctcgacttgtcgctaagggttatcgacaagttcaaggggttgactacgatgcgactttctcaccggtagcgaagctgaagtccgtctgaatcatgttagcaattgccgcattctatgattacgaaatatggcaaatggacgtcaaaacgacattccttaatggtttccttaaggaagaattgtatatgatgcagccggaaggttttgtcgatcctaagaatgctgacaaagtgtgcaagctccaacgctcgatttatgggctggtgcaagcatctcagagttggaacattcgctttgatgagatgatcaaagcgtttgggtttacacagacttatggagaagcctgcgtttacaagaaagtgagtgggagctctgtagcatttctcatattatatgtagatgacatactgttgatgggaaatgatatagaactcttggacagcatcaaggcctacttgaataaaagtttttcaatgaaggaccttggagaagctgcttatatattaggcatcaaaatctatagagatagatcgagacgcctcataggtctttcacaaagcacataccttgataagatattgaagaagttcaatatgaatcaatccaagaaggggttcttgcctgtgttgcaaggtatgaaattgagctcagctcaatgtccgaccacggcagaagatatagaagagatgagcgtcatcccctatgcctcagccataggttctattatgtatgccatgctgtgtaccagacctgatgttaaccttgccgtaagtttggtaggaaggtaccaaagtaatcctggcaaggaacactggacagcggtcaagaatatcctgaagtacctgaaaaggactaaggaaatgtttctcatttatggaggtgacgaagagctcgtcgtaaagggttacgtcgatgctagcttcgacacagatctggatgactctaagtcacaaaccggatacgtgtatattttgaatggtggggcagtaagctggtgcagttgcaagcaaagcgtcgtggcgggatctacatgtgaagcgaagtacatggcagcctcggaggcagcacatgaagcaatatgggtgaaggagttcatcaccgacctaggagtcatacccaatgcgttggggccgatcaagctcttctgtgacaacactggagctattgcacttgccaaggagcccaggtttcacaagaagacaaggcacatcaagcgtcgcttcaactccattcgtgaaaatgttcaagatggagacatagagatttgtaaagtacatacggacctgaatgtagcagatccgttgactaaacctctccctagagcaaaacatgatcaacaccagaattccatgggtgttcgattcatcacaatgtaactagattattgactctagtgcaagtgggagactgttggaaatatgccctagaggcaataataaaagcattattattatatttccttgttcattataattgtctttattcatgctataattgtgttatccggaaatcgtaatacatgtgtgaataacagacatcaacatgtccctagtgagcctctagttgactagctcgttgatcaacagatagtcatggtttcctgactatggacactggatgtcattgataacgagatcacatcattaggagaatgatgtgatggacaagacccaatcctaaacatagcacaagatcgtataagttcgtttgctagagttttccaatgtcaagtatcttttccttagaccatgagatcgtgtaactcccggataccgtaggagtgctttgggtatgccaaacgtcataacgtaactgggtgactataaaggtagactacgggcatctccgaaagtgtctgttgggtgacatggatcaagactgggatttgtcactccgtatgacggagaggtatcactgggcccactcggtaatgcatcatcataatgagctcagagtgaccaagtgtctggtcacgggatcatgcattacggtacgagtaaagtgacttgctggtaacgagattgaacgaggtattgggataccgacgatcgaatctcgggcaagtaacatatcgatagacaaagggaatagcgtacggggttgattgaatcctcgacatcgtggttcatccgatgagatcatcgtggagcatgtgggagccaacatgggtatccagatcccgctgttggttattgaccggagagtcgtctcggtcatgtctgcttgtctctcgaacccgtagggtctacacacttaaggttcagttacgctagggttgtagggatatgtatatgcagt
This window harbors:
- the LOC119354628 gene encoding transcription factor PHYTOCHROME INTERACTING FACTOR-LIKE 13-like isoform X1, with product MDDGARPAPNHKRHLPLQEAGGELVELLWQDGAIVAQAQAQTPHRRCPQSGAASGVTAEDASAWLIPDGGGGGRDLYSHLWHGVADGDAGALVAGSGAGTSFCGSNAVTAPALLPSPEEEPGSSSAGGQALLSKRGRDELGSRREDADDCEAVNETRPQRPAAKRRTRAAEVHNQSERKRRDRINEKMKALQELVPHCNKSDKASILDEAIEYLKSLQLQVQIMWMATGMAPMMYPGAHQLMPPMAMGLNSACMPVAQSLSQLQRVAPFMNHHLPNQMPRVQSPAMDSLNVGNNGVCGEPRNPFLHPGNTLTAASQVTTTQHNKTRIISYCLTLTCQLQDPARHLLLTELEHKTRQFQAR
- the LOC119354628 gene encoding transcription factor PHYTOCHROME INTERACTING FACTOR-LIKE 13-like isoform X2 yields the protein MDDGARPAPNHKRHLPLQEAGGELVELLWQDGAIVAQAQAQTPHRRCPQSGAASGVTAEDASAWLIPDGGGGGRDLYSHLWHGVADGDAGALVAGSGAGTSFCGSNAVTAPALLPSPEEEPGSSSAGGQALLSKRGRDELGSRREDADDCEAVNETRPQRPAAKRRTRAAEVHNQSERKRRDRINEKMKALQELVPHCNKSDKASILDEAIEYLKSLQLQVQIMWMATGMAPMMYPGAHQLMPPMAMGLNSACMPVAQSLSQLQRVAPFMNHHLPNQMPRVQSPAMDSLNVGNNGVCGEPRNPFLHPGNTLTAASQLPDMFPYASQKAQQNQNHQLLPNTDMPASGPCPPSFADGTGT